In Populus nigra chromosome 1, ddPopNigr1.1, whole genome shotgun sequence, one genomic interval encodes:
- the LOC133681057 gene encoding vascular-related unknown protein 4-like has product MENSMSCKPIISSSSNEKTTDHDSFEESGWTMYFEDFFAQNNEEDHNHDPYEHGSFSYDHDRSSSLVSDAASLVVKKSAGDHLGEQVVGLPINNNRSFKYSLSFKKKRTKGALVDDALEDTASSPVNSPKVYDDMMINQYKRNTKQKDNKEISQDEGSASKQVDKRSDFGFIGGGSDNTALKKRGLCLVPLSMVVNYLG; this is encoded by the exons ATGGAAAACTCAATGAGCTGCAAGCCAataatctcttcttcttctaatgaGAAAACAACTGATCATGATAGCTTTGAAGAGAGTGGTTGGACCATGTACTTTGAGGATTTCTTTGCCCAAAACAATGAAGAGGATCATAATCATGATCCATATGAACATGGTTCTTTCTCGTATGATCATGATAGGAGTTCTTCACTAGTCTCTGATGCTGCTTCTTTGGTTGTGAAGAAGTCTGCTGGTGATCATCTTGGTGAACAAGTTGTTGGGCTACCTATTAATAATAACAGAAGTTTCAAATACAGTTTaagtttcaagaaaaaaagaaccaaaGGAGCTTTGGTTGATGATGCTTTGGAGGATACTGCTAGTTCTCCTGTTAATAGCCCCAAG GTTTATGATGATATGATGATAAACCAATACAAAAGGAACACAAAACAGAAAGATAACAAGGAAATTTCACAG GACGAAGGAAGTGCTTCAAAGCAGGTAGATAAGAGAAGTGATTTTGGTTTTATTGGAGGGGGAAGTGACAACACAGCACTGAAGAAAAGGGGTCTTTGCTTAGTTCCTCTGTCCATGGTAGTAAATTATCTTGGTTAA